A window of Candidatus Methylomirabilota bacterium genomic DNA:
CGAAGGTCCGCACGATCGGGACGAACCGCGCGATCACGATGGTCTTGGCCCCGTAGCGCTCGTAGAACTCGTGGGTGCGCTCGAGATGCTTGCGGTTGAGGAAGCGCACGCCCTCCCGCCGGAACACCCGCGGCCCGAGGCGCGCGCCGATCGCGTAGTTGACGCTGTCGCCCAGGATCGCGGCCACCGCCAGCAGCAGCATCGCGAGCCAGAGGTCCAGCGCCCCGATGGCCGCGAAGGTGCCGACCGCGAAGAGCAGCGAGTCGCCGGGCAGGAATGGGGTCACCACCAGCCCGGTCTCGCAGAAGACGATCAGGAACAGGATCAGGTAGGTCCAGACCCCGTAGTGCTGGATGACCTCGCTGAGGTGCCGGTCCAGGTGCAGCAGCACGTCGACGAGCGACCAGACCAGGTCCATGGCCGCAACATTGTACCGTCCCGCCGGCCGGGCGGCCGAATTCGCGGGAACGCGCGCTCAGGCGGGCGAGGCGTAGAGGTGGCAGGACACCTGGCGCCCGTCCGTCTCGCGCAGCACCGGCTCCTCGGTGGAGCAGCGGGGCATCGCGTGCGGACAGCGCGGGTGGAAGCGGCAGGCCGCGGGCGGATTCAGCGGGCTCGGCACCTCCCCGGAGAGCACCATCTCCTCGCGCGTCTCCGCCGGATGCGACGGCAGGGCCGCCGCGAAGAGGGCCTGCGTGTAGGGATGCCGGGGCCGCGTCGCGATGGTCTGGGCGTCGCCGATCTCCACGATCTGCCCCAGGTACATGACCGCGATGGTGTGGCTCATGTGGGCCACCGCGGCCAGGTCGTGCGCGATGAACAGATACGACAGGCCCAGCTGGGCCTGCAGGTCGCGCAGCAGGTTCAGGATCTGCGCGCGGATCGACACGTCGAGGGCGGAGACCGGCTCGTCCAGCACCACCAGACGGGGCGAGAGCGCGAGCGAGCGCGCGATTGCGATGCGCTGGCGCTGGCCGCCCGAGAACTCGTGCGGGAACAGGCGGGCGGTGCGCTCGGGCAGCCCGACCAGATCGATGAGCCGGCTCACCCGCTTGGCCACCTCGGCTCCGTCCAGCCGCTCGTGGGTGACCAGGGGCTCCGCGATGATGGCGTCGACGCGCATGCGCGGATTGAGCGAGGCGAACGGATCCTGGAACACCGCCTGCACCGCGCGGCGGTAGCCCTTCACCCCCTCCGCGTCGAGGCCGCGGATGTCGCGGCCCTCGAAGCGCAGCTCGCCTCCGGTCGGGTCCTCGAGCTTCAGCACGAGCTTGGCGGTGGTGGTCTTGCCGCAGCCGGACTCGCCCACGAGGCCCAGCGTCTTGCCCACGCCGACCGAGAACGTCACGTCGTCCACCGCGCGCACCACGCCGACCGGACGTGACAGGAGGCCGCGGCGCACCGGGAAGTGCTTGATGAGGCTGCGCGCCTCGAGCAGGGGCGGGCTCATCGCGCGACCGCCGGCACATTGAGCCAGCACCGCGCGGTGTGGCTGGGGCCCAGCGCGGTCTCGGGCGGCGCCTCCTCGCGGCAGTGGGCCATGGCCTGCGGACAGCGCGGGTGGAACGCGCAGCCGGACGGCAGGCCGGCCAGGTCCGGCGGCTGGCCCTCGATGGCGGTGAGCCGGTCGCGGCTGTCGCCCATGCGCGGGATCGATTCGAGCAGCGCCCGCGTGTAGGGATGCGCAGGGGAATCGAAGATGCGAGTGACCGGGCCCCACTCGACGAGCCGGCCCGCATACATCACCGCGACCTGATCGCACATCTTGGCCACGATGCCCAGGTTGTGGGTGATGAAGATGAGGGCCAGCTGGTGCTGTCGCTGCAAGTCCCGCAGCAGGTTCAGGTACTGGGCCTGGATCGTGAGATCGAGGCTGGTGGTGGGCTCGTCGGCGATCAGCAGCCGCGGCGCGCACGAGATGGCGATGGCGCCCACGATGCGCTGGCGCATGCCGCCCGACATCTGGTGCGGGTATTCGCGCACCCGCGACTCGGGCGCGGAGATGCGCACCGACTTCAGCAGGCCGGTGGCGCGGGTCCATGCGGTAGCGCGCCGCTCTCCTTCGTGCACGCGCAGCGGCTCGGCGACCTGGTCGCCGATGGTGAACAGCGGGTTCAGGGAGGCCATCGGGTCCTGCAGGATCATCGCGATCCGCTTGCCGCGGATCCGCCGCATCTCGCCGTCCGACTTCGTGAGGAGGTCCTCGCCCTCGAAGCGGATCGCTCCCGAGGTGATCTTGGCGGCGGGCGGCAGCAGGCGCAGGATGGTCAGCGCCAGCGTGCTCTTGCCCGAGCCGGATTCGCCCACGATGCCCAGCGTGCTGCCCGGGGCGAGGGTGAGCGACACGTCGTCCACCGCGCGCACCACCCGGGTGCCCCGGGCGCTCACGTAGTGCGTCGAGAGGTTGCACAGCTCGAGGAGCGGAGCGTCGCTCACAGCTGGCGGAGCTGCGGATCGAGCTTCACGCGGAGCCAGTCGCCGAGCAGGTTGGCGGACAGGACCATGAGCATGATGCAGCAGCCGGGCAGGACGGTGAGCCACCAGTAGCCGGCCATGAGGCCCTTCTTGCCGTCGGCGAGCATGAGCCCCCACGCCGGCTTCGGAGGCGGCACCCCGACCCCCAGGAAGGAGAGGGCGGCCTCGGTCACCACCACCACCCCGAGCATGAGGGTGCCGAGGACGATGGCGGAGTTGAGCACGTTGGGCAGGATGTGCCGCTTCATGATCGTGCGCTTGGAGCACCCGGCCACGATGGCGAGCCGCACGAAGTCGCGCTCCTTGAGCGAGAGCACCTCGCCGCGGATGACCCGCGCGTAGCGCGTCCAGTAGACCAGGCCCAGGATGATCACGATGTTCATCTCGCTCGGCCCCACCACCGCGGCCAGGAAGATCGCGAAGGTGAGCGCGGGCAGGGCCAGCCAGCTGTCGGTCAGCCGCATGATGACCTGGTCCACCCAGCCGCCGAGATAGCCGGACAGGATGCCGAGCCCGGTGCCGAGCACGCCGGCCACGATCACCGCGGTGAAGCCCACCACGATCGAGACGCGCGCCCCGAAGATGAGGCGGGAGAGCACGTCGCGCCCCAGGTGGTCGCTGCCCAGGAGGAACTTCTCGCTGCCCCCCTGCTGCCACACCGGCGGGCGGAAGCGCTCCCCGAGGGCGCCGACCTCGGGATCGTGCGGGGCGAGCACGTTGGCGAAGATGGCCACGAAGAGCAGCCCGCCCAGGATCGAGCACGCGATGATGGGGAAGCCCTCGGTGCGGAAGGCGGCGAAGCGCCAGGCGACGGTGAGCGCGGCCGACCGGCTGCCGTTCATCGCGCGAGCCGGATCCGCGGATCGATCACCGCGTAGAGGATGTCGACGAGGAGGCTCACGATCACGACCATCGCTCCATTCAGGATCACGGTCGCCTGCACGACCGGGAAGTCCCGGAACGCGATGCCCTCGTAGAGGAGACGGCCGATACCCGGCCAGGCGAACACCGTCTCCACCACCACCGCGACGTTGACCATGATGACCAGGTTGATGCCGGCGAGGGTGAGCACTGGGATCAGCGCGTTCTTGAACGCGTGCTTGCTGATCACGAGCGCTTCCGGCAGGCCCTTGAGGCGGGCCAGCTTCACGTATTCCGAGCCCAGGACGTCGAGCATGGAGGAGCGGGTGAGGCGCATGTGGGCGGCCGCGAAGTACCAGCCGAGCGCGAAGGCGGGCATGAGCAGGTGCAGCGCGGTGCCCGACCCCGAGGAGGGGAGCCAGCCCAGATAGACCGAGAAGAACAGGATCAGGAGCAGGCCGACCCAGAACGAGGGCAGCGACAGGCCGAGCAGCGCGAAGATCTTGCCCGCGCTGTCCCACCAGCGGTTCACCCGTACCGCGGCCACGATACCGGTGGGGATGCCGATCACGAGCGAGAAGACCATCGCGGCACCCGCGAGCAGCAGCGAGCTGGGCAGGCGCGAGAGGTAGAGCTCGAGGACCGGGGTGCGGTAGTAGAACGAGTGGCCCAGATCGCCCCGCACGAGGCTCGCCACGAAATGGCCGTACTGCACCCAGAGCGACTGGTCGAGCCCGAACTGCTTGCGCATCGCGTCCAGGTCGGCCTGGCTCGCGCCCGGCTCGACCAGGAGCACGGTGGGATCCCCGGTCAGCCGCACGAGCAGGAAGATGATGAGCGAGAGGATGATGAGCGAGATGAAGGCGTAGCCGACGCGCTTGGCGATGTACTGCTTCACGGCCGCGTGAGCCTCAGGTCCTCGTAGGGCGCGGAGTAGGCGTGGTTGGCGATGAGCCCGAGGCCGTGCACCTCGAGGCGCGGGCCGACCCCGTTCAGGAACGCGGGCTCGATGACCGGCCCGAACATCGCCTTCTCGTGGACGAGCTGCTGGATCTTGGTGAGGATCTGCTGGCGCACTCTCGGGTTCATCTCGTTCACCTGCTCGGTGTAGAGGCCGTCGATGTCGGGATACGCCCCGTAGCTGTACCGGCCGCCGGTCACCGCGTACTGCTCCAGCCGCGTGGGCGCGTTGCCGGGCGCCCCGCTGCCGCTGAAGATCACGCCGCGCAGCTTCTTCTCACCATACTCCTTGAAGAACGCCGCGCGCTCCATCGGCCGCAGGCGAAGGCGGATGCCGACCTGCTGCAGATAGTTGGCCACCGGCTCCCCGATGGCGACGCCGTAGATGGTGTCGCCGGACAGATCGCCGGATTCGAACCCGTTCGGATAGCCCGCCTCGGTCAGGAGCTGCTTCGCCCGCTTGGGGTCGAAGGGGGAGGGCGGGGGCGCCCAGAAGTAGTCCATGCCCTGCGGGATGAACGAGAAGGACAGCTTGGAGAGCCCCAGGTACACCGCGGCGTTGATGCCGGCCCGATCGATGGCGAGGTTGGCGGCCTGACGCACGCGTCGGTCGTGCCAGGGCGACTTCGGATCCCACTGATCGGGGAAGACCAGCCACGTGGTGAACGTGAAGTACGTCGGCACCAGCTTCAGGCCCTGCCCCCGCTTGACCTCCTCGGCGAGCGGCCCGGTGATCGAGTAGGCCACGTCGACCTCGCCACGCTTGAGCGCGGCCAGCCGGGTGGACTCGTCGCCGATGGTGCGCAGCACCAGCGTCTTCACGCTGGGTGGCTTGCGCCAGTATTGCTCGAAGGCCTCCAGGGTCAGCTCGACGCCCGGCTTGAACGAGACGAACTTGTACGGTCCCGCTCCGACCGGCGCCTTCTTGAAGCCCTCGTCGCCGACCCGCTCGACGTACTTCTTCGGCACGATCCACGCCGCCCCGGTGGCCGGGGTCGCGTAGAAGGCCATGAAGTCCGGCCAGGCCTGCTTGAGGGTGAAGCGCACGCGCAGGGGGTCGACCACCTCCACCTTGGCCACCTTGCTCTTGAGCAGCGTGGCGCTGGCCCCGCGGTACCGCTCGAAGGAGAACTTGACGTCCTCGGCGTTCATCACGTCGCCGTTGTGGAAGCGCACGTTCTTGCGCAGCACGAACTCGTACTCCAGCCCGTCCTTCGACTGAGTCCACGACTCGGCCAGCGACGGGGTCATCGGCTTGCCCGGCATGGGCTTCACGAGCGCGTCGTGCAGTGCGTAGAGCACCATGAACGGCGTGATGATGCCGGCGGTCTCGGCCGGATCGAACCAGGTCGGGGCCAGCGAGATGTGCACCGCCCAGGTGGCCTGGCCTTCCGCACCGGCGGCGGGCAAGGCGGTGACACCGGCGAGCAGAGCCGACGCGATGGCGAGGGCGACGAACGAGCGGGCGAGTTTCATGAAGGCCTCGAGGAGTTCGGCGGGCAGAGCGATGAGCGCGCGGCCGAGGGGCCGCCGGAAGGGCCGTCGGGCATCTTCCGCCGGAGTCGGGTCACCACCGTCTCCTCCTGAGACGAAGGGTCGGAACGCTCGGGAAGCTGGACCAAAGCCTGATTCGGGCTTGCGGGTGCGGTGATTATCTTCGAAACCGCCGCCTTGTCAATGGGCCGGTCCGCAGGTCTGACGCTCGTGAGCTCGACCACCGCCCTGGAAGTTTTTACCGGTCGAGCGTGAACGCGTCGCCGGACCGACATGAGCCCTTGAAAAGACCGTAGCCGTTGAGTCTAATGAGCCTCTACGAGCGACTGGCTCACCAACATCCCTGCGCACAGGAGCGCCCTCATGGTGGATCGGCAGAGCAGGCTCGCCGCGATCGTGCGTCAGCACGAGTCGCCCATCCTGACCGACTGGATCGATCTGCTCGCGAAGAGCGGGGGCCGGACGGTCGACCGCGCGGAGGTGGAACACCACGCGCGCGCGTTCGTCCGGCTGCTGGTGGAGGCGATGGAGGTCGATGCCACCGGAAAGACCGACGGCCGCGCCTGGACGAAGATGCGCGACCTGCTGGCCGATATCTCGGCCTCGCGCGCGCGTCACGGCTCGACCCCGAGCGAGACCGCTTCGTTCGTGTTCTCCTTCAAGGAACCGCTCTTCGCTCGCCTGCAACAGGAGTACCGGAGTGACGCGGAGAGCCTCGCGCGCGAGCTGTGGACCGCCACGCTGCTGCTCGACCAGCTCGGGCTGTTCACGACCGAGGCGTTCCGGAAGAGTCGCGAGGACATCATCGTCCGGCAGCAGCGAGAGCTGCTCGAGCTCTCCACCCCCGTGGTCTCATTGTGGGAAGGGATCCTCGCGGTGCCCCTCATCGGAACCCTCGACAGCGAGCGCACCCAGATCGTGATGGAGAGCCTGCTGCAGCGGATCGTGGACACCGGAGCGTCGATCGCCATCGTCGACATCACGGGCGTGCCCACCGTCGACACCCTCGTGGCCCAGCACCTGCTCAAGACGGTCGGGGCCGCCCGGCTCATGGGCGCCGAGTGCATCATCAGCGGCATCCGACCCCAGATCGCCCAGACGATCGTCCACCTGGGCGTGGACCTCGGCGGAGTCGCCACCAAGGCCACGCTGGCCGACGCGTTCGTGCTCGCGATGGGCCGCGTCGGCGCCACCGTGACGAGAACCGCCGCGCGTGCTTGACGGCAAGCCCCCCGGCGAGCGCATCCCCATCCTCAAGATGGGGGAATTCCTGCTCGTCACCATCCAGGTCGAGATGCACGATCGGCTCGTCATGACCTTGCAGGACGAGCTGACCCACCAGATCGTCCTGCACCGCGCGCGGGGTGTGCTGATCGACATCTCGGCCCTCGAGATCGTCGACTCGTTCATCGGCCGCGCCCTTGGGAACATCGCGAACATGGCCCGCATCCTCGATGCGGAGACCGTCGTGGTCGGCATGCGGCCCGCGGTCGCGATCACCCTGATCGAGCTCGGGTTGAGACTGGAGGGAGTCCGCACCGCCCTGAACGCCGAGAAAGGCATGGCCCTGATCCGCCGGCGCCTGGGCCAGACCGGGGATCTCGATGGCCCCCGCGCCTGACGAGACGATCGGAATCCACTCCGACGAGGACGTCGTCCGCGTCCGCCAGGTCACCCGCCAGTGGTCGGTCGCGCTCGGCTTCAGCCTGGTCGACCAGACCAAGATCGTGACCGCGGCCAGCGAGCTGGCCCGGAACACGCTCATCCACGGCGGGGGCGGCACGGCGCGGCTGGATGAGCTCACGGACGGCTCACGCCGGGGACTGCGTCTCACGTTCGAGGACAAGGGGCCGGGTATCGCTGACGTGTCGCAGGCGCTGCGCGACGGCTACACCAGCGGCTCCGGCCTGGGGCTCGGTCTCGGCGGAGCGCGCCGGCTGAGCAGCACCTTTGACATCAGGTCGGCGCCGGGACGGGGCACCTGGGTGTGCATCACGAGGTGGAAGTGATCGTCACGAATCCGCTGCCGTTCGTGGTCGACGAGCCCAGCCAGATCGGTGAGGCTCGGCGGCGAATTCTCGATCTGGCCGTCTCGACCGGTCTCGACGCAGAGCTGCAGGGCCGGCTGGCCCTCGTGGTCAACGAGCTCGCCAGCAATCTCGTCAAGCACGGGGGCGGCGGTCAGCTCCTGGTCCGAGCGGTCGAGGGGGCGGTCGAGGTCCTGGCCCTCGATCGCGGAGACGGCATGGCGAACGTCGCGGAGTGCTTCCGCGACGGCTATTCCACCATGGGCAGTCCGGGCACCGGACTGGGCGCAGTGCAGCGGCTGGCCTCGCTGGTGGACGTGTACACGATGCGCCCGGGCGGCACGGCCATCGTGGCCCGCGTGTCACCGTTCGCCCGCCACGGCGCTCGCCCGGTGACGCTCGAGGTGGGCACGGTGACGGTGCCCAAGGCGGGCGAAAAGGTCTGCGGCGACGGCTTCGCGGTAGCCGACGACCCGGAGTGTCCTTCGCTCATGGTCGTCGACGGACTCGGCCACGGTCTCGGCGCCGCCGACGCCTCCCGTCTGGCCGTGCGCGTCTTCGAAGCCGCGCCGGGCCTGCCCCCGAGCGCCCAGATCGCGGCGATCCACGACGCGCTCCGGGGTAGTCGGGGCGCCGCGGTTTCAGTGGCGCGCATCGACCGGAGCCGCGGGGTGGCGACCTACTCGGGACTCGGCAACGTGGCGGGGACGATCGTGGCCGACGGTACGAGCCGCCACATGGTCTCGGCCAACGGCACCGCGGGACACGACGCTGGACGTATCCACGAGTTCACCTACCCGTGGTCCGAGGACGCCGTGCTCGTGATGCACTCCGACGGGCTGAGCAGCCGCTGGCAGATCGAGCGCTATCCGGGCCTGCCCAGCCGCCATCCCACCCTGGTCGCGGGAGTGCTCTACCGCGACTGGTGCCGCGGACGCGACGACGTCACCGTCGTGGCGGCCCGGCTGCGCGCCCCGTGACCCCGAGCGTGTCGCTCGCGTCCCTCTTCGTCCGCGACGAGCAGGACGTGGTGGCGGTGCGCCAGCGCGCGCGCGATCTGGCCGCCCGCCTGGGCTTCGACGGCCAGGGCCAGACCCGCATCGCCACCGCGGTGTCCGAGATTGCCCGCAACGCGTTCATGTACGCGGGCGGCGGGAAGGTCGAGATGTTCGTGGAAGGGCGCGATGCGCCCCAGCGACTGCTGGTGCGGGTGAGCGATCGAGGACCCGGCATCCGCGACCTCGACACGATCCTCGCCGGCCGGTATCGCTCCTCGACCGGCATGGGCATCGGCATGCTGGGGGCGCGACGGCTGGTCGATCATTTCGAGGTGACCAATCGGCCGGGGGTCGGCGTCACCGTCGCGCTCGGGAAGCTGTTTCCCCGTCGTGCGGCGGAGGTCGACCCCCCGCAGCTCGCGGCAATCGCGGCGGCCCTCGCGCGAGAAACGCCACGGAATCCGCTGGAGGAGATCCGGCAGCAGAACCAAGAGCTGCTCCGGACGCTCGACGAGCTGCGGCAGCGGCAGGAGGAGCTCTCGCGGCTCAACGCGGAGTTACAGGACACCAACCGCGGCGTCCTCGCGCTCTACGCGGAGCTGGACGAGAAGGCCGACACGCTCCGGCGTGCCGACGAGATGAAGTCGCGCTTTCTCTCCAACATGAGCCACGAGTTCCGCACTCCGCTCAACTCGATGCTCGCGCTCTCCCGGCTCCTGCTCGAGGACGCCGAGCGCCCGCTGTCCCTGGAGCAGCGCCGTCAGGTCGGCTACGTGCGCAAGGCGGCCGAGGATCTCATCGAGCTCGTCAACGACCTGCTCGACCTGGCCAAGGTGGAAGCGGGCAAGGTGGTGGTGCGCGCGGTCGACTTCGATGTGGCCAATCTGTTCGCGACCCTGCGCGGCATGCTGCGGCCGCTGCTCCTGAACGAATCCATCGAGATGGTCTTCGATGATCCCCAGGACCTGCCCCCGATGCACACCGACGAGGCCAAGGTCTCCCAGATCCTGCGCAACCTGCTCTCGAACGCGCTCAAGTTCACCGAGCGCGGCGAGATCCGCGTGGGGGCCCGGCGGATCGGGGACATGGCGATCGAGTTCTCGGTCGCCGATACCGGCATCGGCATCGCCCCCGAGGACCAGCAGCGCATCTTCGAGGAGTTTGACCAGATCGACAATCCGATGCAGCGAAGGGTGCACGGCACCGGGCTCGGCCTGCCGCTGGTGCGGCGGCTGACCACGCTCCTCGGCGGCCGCGTCACCGTCGAGAGCACGCTCGGGATCGGGTCGACCTTCCGCGTGGTGATCCCGATCCGCTGCCCGCACGAGGTCGAGCCGGAGCAGACGAAGGTCGCTCTCCCGGGGTCGACCCAGGTCGGCGCGCTCCCGGTCCTGGTCGTCGAGGACAGTAGCCAGGACTCGGTCCCCTACGACTACTACTTCCGCGGCTCTTCTTTCCAGGTCCTGCCCGCGCGTACGCTTGCGGAGGCCCGGCGCCTCATCGACCAGCGCCATCCGGTCGCCCTGGTGCTCGATATTCGGCTCGCCGACGAAGAGGCCGGGGCGTTCGTCGGCGAGCTGCGGCGGCGCGGGGATACGCGGGACGTCCCCATCGTCGTCGTCTCGAGCATCGACGATCAGGCGAAGGGCCTGACGCTGGGCGCGGATGCCTGCGCGATCAAGCCGGTGCATCCGGACTGGCTGCTCGGCACCCTGCGCCGCCTGCTCGATCGCCAACCGGGGCGCCGGGTCCTGGTGATCGACGACGACGAGATTTCCCGGTATCTGGTCCGGAACCGTCTCGCGGGCGCCCCGTTCCAGATCCGGGAAGCCGGGGGGGCGACGCAAGGCCTGCGCGACGCACGCGCGGAGCACCCGGACGCCATCATTCTCGACCTGGTGATGCCCGAGATGTCCGGCTTCGACGTGCTCGCGCAGCTGAAGCGGGACCCGGCCACGATGGACATTCCGGTGGTGATCCTGACCTCCAAGGCCCTCAGCGAGGAGGAGCGACGGCGCCTGGCTCCGCACGCGCTCCAGGTCCTGTCGAAGCAAGGCCTGGCCGACGGGGCGGCGGTGGCGGAGCTGCGCGCCGCGCTCTCGAACGTGACCCGAAGGGAGATGGACAGTGGTTGAGAAACGGGCGCTCATCCTCAACGTGGACGACTACGAGGCGGCGCGCTATGCGCGCACCGAGATGTTGAAGCGCGCCGGCTTCCAGGTGCTCGATGCGGGTACCGGCGGCCAGGCGCTCGAGATCGCGAGGGACAGTCGCCCGGACCTCGTCCTTCTCGACGTGAATCTGCCGGACATGGACGGCTTCGAGGTCTGCCGCAGGCTCCGGGCCGATCCGGCCACGACCACCCTGCCGATCGTGCACGTGTCGGCCACGTTCGTCAGTGACCGGGCGCAGGACCTGGCGTACGAGGGCGGGGCGGATAGCTATCTCATCGATCCGGTCGAGCCGGCGGTCTTGCTCGCCACGATCCACTCCCTGCTGCGCCTGCGTCGAGCCGAAGAAGGGCTGCGTGCGGCCAGTCGCGGCTGGCAGGCCACGTTCGACGCGATCGGCGACGGCGTCTGCCTGCTCGGGGCCGCCGGCACGGTGGCGCGGGTCAATGCCGCCTTCGCGGCGCTCGTGGAGATCGCGCCGGCCGATCTGACCGGCCGTCCGTGGACCGAGATCTGGACGAGCTTCGGCGGAGGCTCGGAGCCGTCGCCCACCCGGCGGGTCGAGCAGACCCGACGCCGGGAGACCCTCGACCTCCGGCGCGATCGGCGCTGGCTTCGTTTCCTCGTGGATCCGGTGCTCGAAGGCGACACGCTCACCGGGTTCGTATGCATCGTCAGCGACGTGACCATCGAGCGGCAAGCGGCCGAGGTCCGCGCGGCGCTGTTCGCACGCGAGCAGCAGGCTCGCGAGGAAGCCGAAGCCACCAACCGCGCGAAGGACGAGTTCCTGGCCATGCTCGGTCACGAGCTGCGTAACCCGCTCGACGTCATCGGAACCGCGGTCCGGGTGCTGGACGCTCAGCCGGCCACCGAGGAGACCTCGCTGAAGGCGCGTGTCGTCATCGGCCGCCAGGTGGCCCAGCTGGGCCGGCTGGTCGATGACCTGCTCGACGTGGGGCGCGTCACCACCGGCAAGATCGTCCTCCACCCCGTCCCGGTGGACCTGGCCGAGGCGGCCCAGCGATGCGTGGCCGGTTTCATGTCCCCGGGAGAGACGCCCCACCACACGATCACCCTGCGCACCGAGCCGACATGGGTCGAGGCCGATCAGGCGCGGGTCGAGCAGATCGTGATGAACGTGCTATCGAAT
This region includes:
- a CDS encoding ABC transporter permease; translation: MNGSRSAALTVAWRFAAFRTEGFPIIACSILGGLLFVAIFANVLAPHDPEVGALGERFRPPVWQQGGSEKFLLGSDHLGRDVLSRLIFGARVSIVVGFTAVIVAGVLGTGLGILSGYLGGWVDQVIMRLTDSWLALPALTFAIFLAAVVGPSEMNIVIILGLVYWTRYARVIRGEVLSLKERDFVRLAIVAGCSKRTIMKRHILPNVLNSAIVLGTLMLGVVVVTEAALSFLGVGVPPPKPAWGLMLADGKKGLMAGYWWLTVLPGCCIMLMVLSANLLGDWLRVKLDPQLRQL
- a CDS encoding ABC transporter substrate-binding protein, producing the protein MKLARSFVALAIASALLAGVTALPAAGAEGQATWAVHISLAPTWFDPAETAGIITPFMVLYALHDALVKPMPGKPMTPSLAESWTQSKDGLEYEFVLRKNVRFHNGDVMNAEDVKFSFERYRGASATLLKSKVAKVEVVDPLRVRFTLKQAWPDFMAFYATPATGAAWIVPKKYVERVGDEGFKKAPVGAGPYKFVSFKPGVELTLEAFEQYWRKPPSVKTLVLRTIGDESTRLAALKRGEVDVAYSITGPLAEEVKRGQGLKLVPTYFTFTTWLVFPDQWDPKSPWHDRRVRQAANLAIDRAGINAAVYLGLSKLSFSFIPQGMDYFWAPPPSPFDPKRAKQLLTEAGYPNGFESGDLSGDTIYGVAIGEPVANYLQQVGIRLRLRPMERAAFFKEYGEKKLRGVIFSGSGAPGNAPTRLEQYAVTGGRYSYGAYPDIDGLYTEQVNEMNPRVRQQILTKIQQLVHEKAMFGPVIEPAFLNGVGPRLEVHGLGLIANHAYSAPYEDLRLTRP
- a CDS encoding ABC transporter permease; protein product: MKQYIAKRVGYAFISLIILSLIIFLLVRLTGDPTVLLVEPGASQADLDAMRKQFGLDQSLWVQYGHFVASLVRGDLGHSFYYRTPVLELYLSRLPSSLLLAGAAMVFSLVIGIPTGIVAAVRVNRWWDSAGKIFALLGLSLPSFWVGLLLILFFSVYLGWLPSSGSGTALHLLMPAFALGWYFAAAHMRLTRSSMLDVLGSEYVKLARLKGLPEALVISKHAFKNALIPVLTLAGINLVIMVNVAVVVETVFAWPGIGRLLYEGIAFRDFPVVQATVILNGAMVVIVSLLVDILYAVIDPRIRLAR
- a CDS encoding anti-sigma regulatory factor, with product MAPAPDETIGIHSDEDVVRVRQVTRQWSVALGFSLVDQTKIVTAASELARNTLIHGGGGTARLDELTDGSRRGLRLTFEDKGPGIADVSQALRDGYTSGSGLGLGLGGARRLSSTFDIRSAPGRGTWVCITRWK
- a CDS encoding SpoIIE family protein phosphatase → MIVTNPLPFVVDEPSQIGEARRRILDLAVSTGLDAELQGRLALVVNELASNLVKHGGGGQLLVRAVEGAVEVLALDRGDGMANVAECFRDGYSTMGSPGTGLGAVQRLASLVDVYTMRPGGTAIVARVSPFARHGARPVTLEVGTVTVPKAGEKVCGDGFAVADDPECPSLMVVDGLGHGLGAADASRLAVRVFEAAPGLPPSAQIAAIHDALRGSRGAAVSVARIDRSRGVATYSGLGNVAGTIVADGTSRHMVSANGTAGHDAGRIHEFTYPWSEDAVLVMHSDGLSSRWQIERYPGLPSRHPTLVAGVLYRDWCRGRDDVTVVAARLRAP
- a CDS encoding STAS domain-containing protein, yielding MGEFLLVTIQVEMHDRLVMTLQDELTHQIVLHRARGVLIDISALEIVDSFIGRALGNIANMARILDAETVVVGMRPAVAITLIELGLRLEGVRTALNAEKGMALIRRRLGQTGDLDGPRA
- a CDS encoding ABC transporter ATP-binding protein, which codes for MSDAPLLELCNLSTHYVSARGTRVVRAVDDVSLTLAPGSTLGIVGESGSGKSTLALTILRLLPPAAKITSGAIRFEGEDLLTKSDGEMRRIRGKRIAMILQDPMASLNPLFTIGDQVAEPLRVHEGERRATAWTRATGLLKSVRISAPESRVREYPHQMSGGMRQRIVGAIAISCAPRLLIADEPTTSLDLTIQAQYLNLLRDLQRQHQLALIFITHNLGIVAKMCDQVAVMYAGRLVEWGPVTRIFDSPAHPYTRALLESIPRMGDSRDRLTAIEGQPPDLAGLPSGCAFHPRCPQAMAHCREEAPPETALGPSHTARCWLNVPAVAR
- a CDS encoding dipeptide ABC transporter ATP-binding protein; translation: MSPPLLEARSLIKHFPVRRGLLSRPVGVVRAVDDVTFSVGVGKTLGLVGESGCGKTTTAKLVLKLEDPTGGELRFEGRDIRGLDAEGVKGYRRAVQAVFQDPFASLNPRMRVDAIIAEPLVTHERLDGAEVAKRVSRLIDLVGLPERTARLFPHEFSGGQRQRIAIARSLALSPRLVVLDEPVSALDVSIRAQILNLLRDLQAQLGLSYLFIAHDLAAVAHMSHTIAVMYLGQIVEIGDAQTIATRPRHPYTQALFAAALPSHPAETREEMVLSGEVPSPLNPPAACRFHPRCPHAMPRCSTEEPVLRETDGRQVSCHLYASPA
- a CDS encoding STAS domain-containing protein encodes the protein MVDRQSRLAAIVRQHESPILTDWIDLLAKSGGRTVDRAEVEHHARAFVRLLVEAMEVDATGKTDGRAWTKMRDLLADISASRARHGSTPSETASFVFSFKEPLFARLQQEYRSDAESLARELWTATLLLDQLGLFTTEAFRKSREDIIVRQQRELLELSTPVVSLWEGILAVPLIGTLDSERTQIVMESLLQRIVDTGASIAIVDITGVPTVDTLVAQHLLKTVGAARLMGAECIISGIRPQIAQTIVHLGVDLGGVATKATLADAFVLAMGRVGATVTRTAARA
- a CDS encoding DedA family protein produces the protein MDLVWSLVDVLLHLDRHLSEVIQHYGVWTYLILFLIVFCETGLVVTPFLPGDSLLFAVGTFAAIGALDLWLAMLLLAVAAILGDSVNYAIGARLGPRVFRREGVRFLNRKHLERTHEFYERYGAKTIVIARFVPIVRTFAPFVAGIGRMSYPRFLFYNVAGALLWIVSLVVGGYLFGNIPVVRRNFSLVVFAIIGLSILPAVIELWRQRRAVGSSAG